Within the Macaca nemestrina isolate mMacNem1 chromosome 5, mMacNem.hap1, whole genome shotgun sequence genome, the region CCATTTCTTCAACAATCTATAGGAGCTAGAGAGATAACAAACGTGTGACTGCTCTGGTTGGGGAGGGTGGgtgtggggaggctgaggggccTGGGTCTCCCCTCATCCTCTCCTGAACATTGGCCTGTACCCTTCTGCGTCACAGTAGGGATGAGGAAACAGCCTGCAGGGCTGGACTTGTCCTCATTTCCACATCAGGCCCAGAAGCCTGCAAGGATAATAATAGCACACTTATCCTGAGCCTTGCCTTCCGGCTGGGCCCTGTGCTAACTGCTTGATAttgattatttcacttaaccctCACAATTAGGGAAGCTGAGtactatttttattctcatttttaaaatgaggtatttggccggacgcagtggctcacgcctgtaatcccagcactttgggaggccgaggcgggcggatcacgaggtcaggagatcaagaccatcctggctaatacagtgaaaccccatctctactaaaaatacaaaaaattagccgggcgtggtggcaggcacctgtagtcccagctactcaggaggctgaggcaggagaatggcgtgaacctgggacagagcttgcagtgagctgagatcgcgccactgtgctccagcctgggcgacacagcgagactctgtctcaaaaataaataaataaaaaataaaatgaggtatttGAGGCTCGGAGAGTGTCGCCCAAGGTGACATGGTGAGCAGAGGTCAGGATACAGACCTGGGCTACCCTACAGGTGTTAAGTTGCTTTCATGTCCTCTCCCACCCCTACTGCAGCTCCCCATGCCGCAATGGCGGGCAGTGCCAGGATGACCAGGGCTTTGCCCTCAACTTCACATGCCGCTGCTTGGTGGGCTTTGTGGGTGCCCGCTGTGAGGTGAACGTGGATGACTGCCTGATGCGGCCTTGTGCTAATGGTGCCACCTGCCTTGATGGCATAAAccgcttctcctgcctctgtcctgAGGGCTTTGCTGGACGCTTCTGCACCATCAACCTGGATGACTGTGCCAGCCGCCCATGCCAGAGAGGGGCCCGCTGTCGGGACCGTGTCCATGACTTCGACTGTCTCTGCCCCAGTGGCTATGGTGGCAAGACTTGTGAGCTTGTCTTACCTGTCCCACACCCCCCAACCACAGTGGACACCCCTCTAGGGCCCACCTCAGCTGTGGTGGTACCTGCCACTGGGCCAGCCCCCCACAGCGCAGGGGCTGGTCTGCTGCGGATCTCAGTGAAGGAGGTGGTGCGGAGGCAAGAGGCTGGGCTAGGTGAGCCTAGCTTGGTAGCCCTGGTGGTGTTTGGGGCCCTCACTGCTGCCCTGGTTCTGGCTACTGTGTTGCTGACCCTGAGGGCCTGGCGCCGGGGTGTCTGCCCCCCTGGACCCTGTTGCTACCCTGCCCCACACTATGCTCCAGCATGCCAGGACCAGGAGTGTCAGGTTAGCATGCTGCCGGCAGGGCTCCCCCTGCCACCTGACTTGCCCCCTGAGCCTGGAAAGACCACAGCACTGTGATGGAGGTGGGGGCTTTCCAGCCCCCTTCCTCACCTCTTCCACCCCTCAGACTGGAGTGGTCCTTTCTCACCACCCTTCAGCTTGGgtacacacacagaggagaccTCAGCCTCACaccagaaatattatttttttaatacacagAATGTAAGATGGGATTTTATcaaataaaactatgaaaatgCAAGTGGGCTCCTATGCCAGAAAAACCCACCTGGCGTTCCAGATGCAAGAGGGCCAGAGCAGAGGCCTggttctggggaagcctcaggatgCTGCCCACCAAGGAGTGATTTCCAAAGAGTAACCCAGGGTGCCCTTTTCCCTTCTGGGGAAGTGTGGAGAGGTAGAGCCCCAGAGGAGAATGTAAACAAGCAGCCAGCACCTCTATACAGGCCCGGCCTGGATCAGAGAGAGGGGAGAACACTGCAGGGTGTGGGATGGAGCTCAGCGACCTCCGAGTGAGGCGGGGACTCCCTGCTGGCTGCTCTGCAGCAGCTGCTGGAATAGCGAGTGGGGCTGGTTGCACAGGGTGGCCGGGGAGTCCAGCTCTACCACTCTCCCCGCTTGTAGCACCAGCACCCGGTCTGAGTTCAGGATCGTGTTGAGCCTGTGATGGGGAAGATGGTCAGTGTAAGGGATAAGGGACAATGACCTAAGTGAGAACACTGACCTgctttccctcctctcccctcggGACACCACAGGTCTGTCCCCACAGGCTTTAGCCCCTGGCTTGGTGCTGGGGAAGGGACTGCAAAGTCCCTCAGATAATGTGCTATAAAGGGCCCTAGGCAGTACCTGGAGAAGGAAGAGCTGAGATTTAGGGGGCAGGATCTCTAAGGCCCTGACCACTGGGGTCCCTGAAAGCAATGGAGGCTCTGGGTGCATGCTACCACAGTCCCTGATTAGGCTGTCACTGGGTGTTTGCACACCTATGGGCAATGGTCAGCACTGTCTTGTTGGCAAAGCGTTTGCAGATGGTCTGCTGGAGCAGCTGGTCTGTCTTCTGGTCCACACTTGCTGTGGCCTCATCAATACACAGGATCTGGAATATGGGAATGCGGTAGGGGATAACAAAGGAGAGGCTGTAGGGTGGGCTGGGCCTGGCCCAAGCAACAGCCCCTACCACACTTTTAGCTCTAAAAGGAAAATGAACTTGGTCCCCTAAAACCTCTCCGGactccacctccccacccccttgCCCCCCGCCTCCTTCCTGGCCCTCTCTattgtctctttctctcacctTACCTTGGCATCTGTGAGGAGAGCCCTGGCCAGACACAACAGCTGCCTCTGCCCAAGAGATAAGCTCCGGCCCCCCTCACCCAGCTCACCATCCAGACCACCTGCAAGGAAAGCATCTTCACTGCAGGGCCCAGGCCCTCCCTGCCCCCTTCTTGCTCTAGGGTAAGGGTCCAGCACTCACCCATGGAGGTAATCACCTCACTCAGGTGGCACTGCTCCAGGGCCTGCCACAAGGCCCCGTCCTTATGTAGGCCCCGGGGATCCAGGTTTTCTCGAACAGTCCCACTGAACAAAAAGGGCTCCTGGGGGATGATAGCCAGCTGGGATCTGTGGGACAATGACATGGAGTCCAGCGGTTGGAGATGTAGCCACTTCTGCTCCCAGCTCAGTTTCTGACTACAGCACTAGCACCTCCACGAAAGCCCGGGGATGAGACCTGAACATAACCCCACTCTGCTCCCCACCAAATGATCCGCTAGTAGCTGGGTACCTAGAACTGTGCCAATGCTATAAGCAATACCAAAGAAACCAAAGGCTGGACTCTGTCCTCAAGGAGCCTACATTTCACGGAGGTGTACACACACAAACCAGAGAAAACAAATGGGCTAAACTGTGTGGCACTGACTCCAGGGGCAGCAGTGGCTACGCAGGGAATGACCAGAGCGAATGAAAGGGCAGGTGACACTTCAAGGTTGGAGTGGGCCTATAATTGGGTCCTGAAGACATGGTAGAGTTATAAGGTAGGGCCACCACAGCTTAGAAGAGAAGGCAGAAGAGGCAGGCCTAGGGCTTTAGGATACAGCTTCCCTACCTTTTCCATGTCACTGTACTCACAGAAAATGATATTAGGTTGACCTGAGGGTAGAGAAGGGATGTATACCCTCCAGTGGGGCCACCTGAAGCCAAGGGCAACTGGCTCAGGTCTCAAGCTGTGCGAAGCACTGCCTGCTGAGCCTGAGGGCTCAAGGGATCAGTATCTTGGGGCACAAGAGTGGAGGATGTGTGGTGGGAAGTACAAGAAAGATGCAGCTGGAAAAGGTCAGGGCAAGGACGACCTTGAGATCACCAGCCATGAATCTGGACCTGGGCACTAGGAGTTCTCTGTCCTCGCCTGCTCATCCTATCCTCCGTTTCAGCCCCTTGATCAGCCCTAGTTGCCCTGAGTTTATATAAAGCCTTCCTAGCTGTGCCCTCCTCTAAGTGCTAGTAGTTCTggttcccccttccccctcccaagTCCATCTCCTCCAGACCTGAGCTGGGCCAGCTCCAGCTGGCTGATGTCCACGCCATCCAGCAGCACTCGCCCTGAACTGGGCTCTAGCAGCCGGAAGAGCACCAACAACAGGGAGGACTTGCCGGAGCCCGTGCGGCCCACGATGCCCAACTTCTCTCCAGGCTGCACGCAGAAGGTCACTCCATCCAGGGCATTCGGCAGCCCTGCCCGGTACGCCAACACCACGTCCTGGAACTCCACGCCCCCCTGGGTCAGCCAGCCAGTGCCCAACTGGTGGAGTCCATGGGTGGGAGAtagaggggaagagggagatggGGGAGATGAGGAGCCAATGGTGAGGAGGGGAGAATAATGAGAAATGAACAGTGTGAGAGGAAAGGTGAGAGAATAAGAGATGCGGAAGAAGGGACATGGTGAAGAATTTTGGTCATCATGAAGAGAGGTTATGGGAGCTGAGAAAGATGGgtgggtaaaaagaaaaaaattgcggGGGATGCTGGGGCCTTCAGGGTTCCAGAGCTTTGGCCTGGGGTCGGGGTACAGGCCTACCTGCAGTGGCTGGCCCTGGGGTTCCTGGGGCAGGTCACAGGAGTACTCTTCCAGCCGCTCAACGCTTACCAGCATGGCCTCCGTCTGTGTGAAGCTGCTCACCAGGCCCGAGAGCAGGCCCGTCAGGGACAGGGCATAAGACAGGGACAGGCCCACCAGCCCTGGGGGAGAGGATAACAGCTGCTGGGAGAGCTTGGACACTGGGATGTGTATGGGAGACTCCCCAAGCTGTGGACTGCGGGCATTTAAAGGAAGCaacagaggctgggcgcagtggctcacgtctgtaatcccagcactttgggaggccgaggcaggtggatcacaaggtaaggagtttgagaccagcctagccaacatggtgaaacccgtctctattaaaaatacaaaaattagccaggcgtggtggtgcgtgcctataatcccagctactcaggaggctgaggcaggagaatcgcttgaacctgggaggaagaggaagaggttgcagtgggctgagatcgtgccactgtactccagcctgggcaacagagcaagactccatctcaaaaaaaaaaaaggaagcaacagAGAAGCAGGAGGGTGACAGGACCTAGCCTGGAGCACAGGAGGCTGGATGCAGGGCACAGGGTGGGCATGGAGAAGCTGGGAGGGATGGCATGTGGGATGCTGAAGTGGGCTGGGGCAGTGTGGTGGGGATGGGGTGAAAGCAGGAAAGGGACTGAGACCAGCAGCTCAGAAAACTCATTCTAGTCCCCGAGCCGCCACCACCACCTGGGGACTGTCACTCAACTCCAAACGGGGGTGATGATGATAATCATGATACACCCTCACAAGGAACCCTGGGTGGGAGGCAAAAATGTTGGGGGGACAGTGCAGGGAGAGATCTGGGAGAAGGGTGGACCAACTTGTGGGTGAGGTAGGGGTGAGGGGTCCTGGGTGGCACCTGGGTTAGCAAGGCCCTGCTGGTGCTGCACCAGGGCAATGCCTGCGATAGCGCTGACCACTGCTGCCCCCATGAGCTGTAGCCGAATGTCCAGCCACTGCATTGTGGCACTGGTGGCAAACTGGCACCTCTGGTTTAGCTCAAGGAGTCGCTGGTTCTCCTCCTCAAACCTAGGGAAGGCCAGATGGATGTGAGGCTGGCCACTCCACTGCTGCCCTGAGCCACCCAGCCTCAGGGCCTCCACAGGGAAGGCCCTCTTGGGCAGTTCCTTCTTGGCAGCTGATCGATATACCCACAGGCCTCCCGCAGGGCTGCAGATGCCAGTGTGCTCTTTCAAAGTGGGTGTCTGCTCTGCCTCCCTATGTCCTTCTTCTGTTgctttcctccttccccaccccttGTCCCCAGGAGGGCTGAACCAACCATACCCTGCATATTCCTCTTCTCAGGggtctctcttttcctctcccctcAACACCTCATCCCCCTGGGCTCTGGTTCACACACCTGTAGGTGGCCCCTGTGGCCCGGAGCACAGAGAGGCCAGCTAAGGTATCAGCCAGATGGGTATAGAGTGGAGACAGGGTGAGGCTGCCCAGGCGCCGCAGCTCCCGTGAGGAGGCCCTGTAGTGGCGCTGCACGTGATAGTAGATGATGCTCAaaggtggcagcagcagcagcagccagggcAGGCCAGAGCCCAGCACGGCCAGGAGCCCCAGCAGGCCTGCCGCGTTGGCCAGGAGGATGTTGAGGATGAAGGGCAGGCTGTCATCCACACAGGCCACGTCAGAGGAGAAGCGGTTTAGGATCCGGCCCGTGGGTGTGGCATTGAAGAAAGTTACTGGTGCCTGGGAGAAGGACGCTGATTGGGCCAGGGCAGAGTCTGACAGAAAAGGGGTTGGTGGGCAGCCCTgggggaggtggggtggaggggaaGGCCCAAGATAGAGAATAGGGAAGGACTAAAATATCCCCAGAATTTGGGGGCAGAGAGGAGATTGGCAGAGCTTAAGGAAGAATATCCCAGGGCAGGAAAGACTCTCCCATCCCCAGTGGAGCCCGAGTATTGGGAGGACATTCCACAGGGCTAGGACTGCGCTCCCCTACCCCTGAGGTCCCAGCCCCTCACCATAAGGACTCGATGCAGCAGGCGTCGATGCAGGGTGGCAGCTGCTTCAAGGGTGCCTGCTGCAAAGAGCACTGCCCGGAGAAGGGTGCAGAGGGAGTTGACACCAGCAATGGTCGCATATACGGTGAGGTAGAAACGGATGTCTGAGGAGCCATTGGGGGCAGCTTTGGGCAGTGGGAACACTGGGGTGCTGGGTGGTGAGGAGGGGGCTTTGGGTAACCAAAAGTAGGGCCACTCAGGGGTCCTTTCTCCTCCCCCATGCCATCTCTCCCACCCTCCAGAAGCCACAGCATCTGGAATACCGGCCCCAACCCTCACTCCCTGCCTGGCGACCACTCTGAGAGCACCAggcccacccccagccccagccactcACTAGAGGTTTCCGGGGGAAAAGAGGAGCAGTTGCGGAGAGAAGAGCCCCGTAGAAGCTGGGCTGGTGGAGGCTTGCACCTCTTGGGAGCTATTCTCAGCCTTCAGCTGAGAGATCCAGTGAGAGAGCCACCAGTCAGCAGCGTTCCGCGTGGCTGGGTGGGGACAGGAAGGAAAAAGCTGTAAGAGGCTCCTCTCCCTCGTTCATTCTATTCCAATGCCCCCTTTCTCCACTCTTGCCTCTGGTTCCTGCCCATCTCCATCCCCCTGGCCTGGCCTTCCCACCCTGCCACTACCCCAGTCCTCCCTAATGTGGGCTTCTCTCATAGGCCGGTCACCCTTCAGCTCTGGGGAGAACAGGATCTCAGACTTGCAGAATGGGAGCTAACCTGGGGGGCAGAATGGAAGCCAGCTATAGAGCACATGCCTCTGGCCCCTGGGCATCTCTCAGAAATAGAAGTATGGCTTTTGTCCC harbors:
- the LOC105489568 gene encoding protein delta homolog 2 isoform X2: MPSGCRCLHLVCLLCILGAPGQPVRADDCSSHCDLAHGCCAPDGSCRCDPGWEGLHCERCVRMPGCQHGTCHQPWQCICHSGWADEHICTTQSPCQNGGQCMYDGGGEYHCVCLPGFHGRDCERKAGPCEQAGSPCRNGGQCQDDQGFALNFTCRCLVGFVGARCEVNVDDCLMRPCANGATCLDGINRFSCLCPEGFAGRFCTINLDDCASRPCQRGARCRDRVHDFDCLCPSGYGGKTCELVLPVPHPPTTVDTPLGPTSAVVVPATGPAPHSAGAGLLRISVKEVVRRQEAGLGEPSLVALVVFGALTAALVLATVLLTLRAWRRGVCPPGPCCYPAPHYAPACQDQECQVSMLPAGLPLPPDLPPEPGKTTAL
- the LOC105489568 gene encoding protein delta homolog 2 isoform X1; this translates as MPSGCRCLHLVCLLCILGAPGQPVRADDCSSHCDLAHGCCAPDGSCRCDPGWEGLHCERCVRMPGCQHGTCHQPWQCICHSGWAGKFCDKDEHICTTQSPCQNGGQCMYDGGGEYHCVCLPGFHGRDCERKAGPCEQAGSPCRNGGQCQDDQGFALNFTCRCLVGFVGARCEVNVDDCLMRPCANGATCLDGINRFSCLCPEGFAGRFCTINLDDCASRPCQRGARCRDRVHDFDCLCPSGYGGKTCELVLPVPHPPTTVDTPLGPTSAVVVPATGPAPHSAGAGLLRISVKEVVRRQEAGLGEPSLVALVVFGALTAALVLATVLLTLRAWRRGVCPPGPCCYPAPHYAPACQDQECQVSMLPAGLPLPPDLPPEPGKTTAL
- the LOC105489568 gene encoding protein delta homolog 2 isoform X3, giving the protein MPGCQHGTCHQPWQCICHSGWAGKFCDKDEHICTTQSPCQNGGQCMYDGGGEYHCVCLPGFHGRDCERKAGPCEQAGSPCRNGGQCQDDQGFALNFTCRCLVGFVGARCEVNVDDCLMRPCANGATCLDGINRFSCLCPEGFAGRFCTINLDDCASRPCQRGARCRDRVHDFDCLCPSGYGGKTCELVLPVPHPPTTVDTPLGPTSAVVVPATGPAPHSAGAGLLRISVKEVVRRQEAGLGEPSLVALVVFGALTAALVLATVLLTLRAWRRGVCPPGPCCYPAPHYAPACQDQECQVSMLPAGLPLPPDLPPEPGKTTAL